A genomic window from Bubalus bubalis isolate 160015118507 breed Murrah chromosome 11, NDDB_SH_1, whole genome shotgun sequence includes:
- the LOC102396854 gene encoding olfactory receptor 4M1 — protein METANYTRVTEFVLTGLSQAREVQLVLFVIFLSFYLFIIPVNILIICTIRLDPHLTSPMYFLLANLAFLDIWYSSITAPKMLVDFFVERKVISFGGCIAQLFFLHFVGASEMFLLTVMAFDRYAAICRPLHYATIMNRRLCCILVAFSWMGGFIHSTIQVALIVRLPFCGPNELDSYFCDITQVVRIACANTFPEELVMIFSSGLISVVCFIALLTSYAFLLVMLKKHSGSGESTSRAMSTCYSHITIVVLMFGPSIYIYARPFDSFSLDKVVSVFHTVIFPLLNPIIYTLRNKEVKMAMRKLVNRYILCKEK, from the coding sequence atggaAACTGCAAATTACACCAGGGTGACAGAATTTGTTCTCACTGGCCTATCCCAGGCTCGGGAGGTGCAACTAGTACTATTTGTTATATTTCTGTCCTTCTACTTGTTCATTATTCCAGTAAATATTCTTATTATTTGCACCATCAGGCTTGACCCACATCTGACTTCACCCATGTATTTCCTGTTGGCTAATCTGGCCTTCCTTGACATTTGGTACTCTTCCATCACAGCCCCTAAAATGCTTGTAGACTTCTTTGTGGAAAGGAAGGTCATTTCCTTTGGTGGGTGCATTGCTCAGCTCTTCTTCTTGCACTTTGTTGGGGCCTCAGAGATGTTTCTGCTCACGGTGATGGCCTTTGACCGATATGCTGCTATCTGCCGCCCCCTCCACTATGCTACCATCATGAATCGACGTCTCTGCTGTATTCTGGTGGCTTTCTCCTGGATGGGGGGCTTCATTCACTCTACAATACAGGTAGCTCTCATTGTTCGACTTCCCTTCTGTGGGCCTAATGAGTTAGATAGTTACTTCTGTGACATCACACAGGTTGTCCGGATTGCCTGTGCCAACACCTTCCCGGAGGAGTTAGTGATGATCTTTAGCAGTGGTCTGATCTCTGTAGTGTGTTTCATTGCTCTTCTCACGTCCTATGCCTTCCTCCTGGTGATGCTCAAGAAACACTCAGGTTCAGGTGAGAGCACCAGTCGGGCCATGTCCACCTGCTATTCCCACATCACCATTGTGGTACTAATGTTTGGGCCATCCATCTATATTTATGCTCGCCCATTTGACTCTTTTTCCCTAGATAAAGTGGTGTCTGTGTTCCATACTGTGATATTCCCTCTACTTAATCCCATCATCTACACACTGCGAAACAAGGAAGTAAAAATGGCCATGAGGAAGCTGGTCAACCgatacattttatgcaaagagaagtga
- the LOC102400082 gene encoding olfactory receptor 4S2-like, with protein MEVVNNVTEFIFLGLSQDPGMQLILFALFLLFYMVILGGNLLILLMVFSDPRLHTPMYFFLSNLSFVDIAYSSATAPKMIADFVSEKKIISYWGCVTQMFTFHFFGCAEIFVLTVMAFDRYAAICQPLHYTTIMSTTACTLLASLSWLGALAHSFVQTLLTFQLPFCSSQIIDHYFCDVHPVLKLACADTTLVNMLVIANSGLISLGCFLILLASYTVILVSLRKQSAEGRRKALSTCGSHFTVVTFFFVPCIFIYLRPSTTFPLDKAVSVFYTTITPMLNPLIYTLRNKDVKNAMNRVWNHKVSLKEKQKA; from the coding sequence ATGGAAGTAGTCAACAATGTTACCGAGTTTATATTTTTAGGACTTTCCCAAGATCCTGGAATGCAACTGATACTCTTTGCTCTATTCCTCCTCTTCTACATGGTGATCCTGGGGGGAAACCTGCTCATTTTGCTCATGGTTTTTTCTGATCCCCGGCTTCACACAcccatgtatttctttctcaGTAACTTGTCCTTTGTGGACATTGCCTATTCCTCAGCCACAGCACCCAAGATGATTGCAGACTTTGTTTCTGAGAAAAAGATTATTTCCTACTGGGGCTGTGTAACTCAGATGTTTACCTTCCacttttttggttgtgctgagatTTTTGTTTTGACCGTCATGGCTTTTGACCGTTATGCCGCCATCTGCCAACCGCTCCATTATACCACCATCATGAGTACCACCGCTTGCACCCTGCTGGCATCACTGTCCTGGCTGGGAGCCCTGGCTCACTCCTTTGTTCAGACCCTCCTGACCTTTCAGTTACCCTTCTGCAGCTCTCAGATCATTGACCACTATTTTTGCGATGTCCACCCAGTTCTAAAACTTGCCTGCGCTGACACAACCCTAGTAAACATGTTGGTGATTGCCAACAGTGGCCTCATCTCCCTGGGGTGTTTCCTCATTCTTCTTGCCTCCTACACAGTCATTTTAGTCAGTCTTCGGAAGCAGTCTGCTGAGGGCCGGCGCAAGGCTCTCTCTACCTGTGGATCTCACTTCACTGTAGTAACTTTCTTTTTTGTCCCTTGTATCTTTATTTACCTCCGTCCATCCACCACTTTCCCACTGGATAAGGCTGTGTCTGTGTTCTATACCACCATCACCCCGATGCTAAACCCACTCATCTACACTCTGAGGAATAAGGATGTAAAGAATGCCATGAATCGGGTGTGGAATCACAAAGTCTCCTTGAAGGAAAAGCAGAAGGCATAG